A genome region from bacterium includes the following:
- a CDS encoding ABC transporter ATP-binding protein, giving the protein MSVVAVKEVSREYKLGKTSVRALQKVSLEVEKGEFVSICGPSGSGKTTLLNIIGCLDKPTEGTVAIIDQSVEGLSDAQLSELRNRRIGFIFQTFNLIPVLTAYENVEYPLWILGKGNKERRKMVLKMLEEVGLLEHKNHKPDELSGGQRQRVAVARALVTMPSLVLADEPTANLDSETGEAILELMWKINREFSTTFIFSTHDPKIMNYAREIYRLRDGRFIKGEAEDK; this is encoded by the coding sequence ATGTCGGTTGTAGCAGTAAAAGAAGTAAGCAGAGAATACAAACTTGGTAAGACCAGTGTAAGAGCACTTCAGAAAGTAAGTTTAGAGGTTGAAAAAGGAGAGTTTGTCTCCATTTGTGGCCCTTCAGGAAGTGGAAAGACCACTCTTCTTAATATCATTGGATGTCTGGATAAACCTACTGAAGGCACCGTTGCGATTATAGATCAATCAGTAGAAGGTCTTTCTGATGCCCAACTCTCTGAATTGCGCAATAGAAGGATTGGTTTCATCTTTCAGACATTTAATCTTATACCAGTACTTACTGCTTACGAAAATGTAGAATATCCTCTCTGGATTCTTGGAAAAGGAAACAAAGAAAGACGCAAGATGGTCTTGAAAATGCTTGAAGAAGTAGGTTTGCTTGAGCACAAAAATCATAAACCCGATGAACTATCCGGGGGACAAAGGCAAAGAGTAGCTGTAGCCAGAGCATTGGTAACTATGCCCAGCTTGGTTTTGGCAGATGAACCAACAGCAAATCTGGATTCAGAAACAGGAGAAGCAATTTTAGAATTAATGTGGAAGATAAACAGGGAATTTTCTACTACTTTCATCTTTTCCACCCACGACCCCAAGATTATGAATTACGCTCGGGAAATATA